TGCTTCCAAAAGCCGCGTCCTTTCTACATAGGTCGCAAACCGCCCTCGTACCTCTGGCTGCTGTTTGCTCCCACCATTCCCTCCACTCGCAAGGCGGCTCGCGGCACAAGGCCAACACACTCTCAGGATTGTTTTACCTTCTTGTTCTATCCATTGCGTAAATAAATATAAATGAGAAACTTGTGTATAAAACCTCCGGATGTTGATGTAGGAAAAAATTAGGTAATTTAGTGTAACTGAAACGCTATATTGTGGATCGGCGCAATGAAGATTCGTCTTTTTAATTGTTATTAGCCATCCTCCTTATTTCAAAGGAATTGACTCCTTTGGCTAACGTTAAGGTTCAACCTACTTAGGTAAAGTATACTAGTTTTTGGATCAGAAAAGAAAATTAAGGAAACAAATCGATAAATTCGGCTTGAAAATGAAGAATTTGGCATTTAGGTCCTTTAAAGCACTTTTATGAAAAACGTTAGTCAGAACCCTAAATTCAAAAAAACTTCTAGTCACAGGAATTGACATTTCGCTGAATTCGGAATACTTGAACAAACTTCCTGAGCAACTGATTATTATAGAAAAATGGACATATTAAAAAAACAGTTAAAGCCAAACTGGAGTTTTTCTTTATCTATTTTGCTTTTATTATTCCTGCTATCACTATGTTCTAACGCACAAACTAATGATAGCACAAACTTGACCCCAAAGAAGAAAATAGACGGCTACCAAGATGCAGTTGCAACTGGATTGGTAGGTGATATTCTATACAAGGTCATAAGCCGTGAGGGAAAATCAAAAACTTATACTGATTTAATCCCTTTGGATGGTGGAACAGTAGGTATCGCACATTTCGCAGTAGGAGGCCTTGCAGACCTTTATAGGCAGATGGACACAGAGAAGTATTTCGGTAAATCACAACAGGAGATGATAGCCAATTATTCTAGTAAATGTAGACCGTCCGGAAAATCAGGTAACGATAATGGTTGGGGGTGTTATTCTCAAACTTGGTGGAGAGAGGGATTTAAGAAATTCTTAGCAAGTGAAGAATCGAAAAGAATTCAAGATAAAGTATGGGCAATGAAAATGAAGGAAGTTATTGATATAGCAATTTCAAAAGGGTGGAATTCACAAAGACAAATAGCTATTGCACTTGGAATTGCCAACTCCAGAGGAACATCCGGTTTTATAAAAATGGCTGATAACAACAGTTGGGATGCAGAGAAGACACTAAGCACATATGCAAAAAAAAGCGACCACACGAAAAGGCGTAAGGAGGCTATTGATAAATTTTTCCCGAAATAGTAGATATAGGATTGCAATTTAATGGTTAGCCAAAATCAACAGATAACAAGATCCTATTTGGTGAAATCATGTCTTACGCGAACGCGAATAACAATGGTATTGGTAAAATAGCAGCCCGACTAGGCGCAGTTTGCAACTACGCCTTCCTATACATTCGAATTTGAAATTCGCTGGAAAACATCAAGCAAAGAATGCCCTCCAATTTAAAATTGAAAGGAATAGTTGGAAATAGTTGCACTTCCTTAGACCTAATCCTCACTACCCTTGCCCGGTGAATGTTCCCACCCACGAGCTGCTGAATTTTTAAAAGCGAGTGATGCCACTCGCTAACCGACAGGGCGGCGGGTAATGTGGAGGTACACCTGAAAACCACGAATGGGAAAATCCTTCGGGGTGATGGGCTCAAAAAAGCCTTTGGAGTGCAATTTGTTTCCGGAATACTCTTCAGTGGTCTTGTTGACTTCCTTTAAATAGATATGAATTGAAGGTCTTTTTTCTCCACTTCGGTTAATTCAAAATATTCCTCAATGGACTCAGAAAGGATCAGTGGGATCAGGGCTTTATAGGACTCGTGCATGGTGTTTTTTAGGATGCACAAAAATGAACTTTTATTTCCTATTCCACAACTTTTGTACTTGATCCCAACCTGTTTAAAAACTAGCACAATTATTTGGCACTACCTTGATAAAAACTACTAATTATTGAAAAGTCGTTTGTTTTTTGAGAATAACACTTAGTCAATATTAAAACATTGACTAAAAGAATTGTTGTAAAAAATATCTTTTTCATAAAATAATTATTGAATGTCTTGAGATGATTTAGTCTTAAACAATGAATATCCGATTGCAATTCCAACCCAAGGCTGGTCCTTATAAATCCATTGTTTACCTACTCCACCAGTTAAGTAATCAATTCCTGTAAATAGGCCAAATTGAAAATTATTGTTTTCTAATAAAATACCAAAGTGACCAGTAACTCCTGAGGCGTTTGAAGCAGATTTATAGTAGCCTTTTGTGGTGGAACTATCAACTTGAATTGATGTTACACTAAAACCACCCAAAATATCTAAGCCCCATTCTTGGCTCCATTTTCGTTTATACCCAATTGAAAAGCCAAGTGAAACATCGTTTGTTAATAGAAAATCTTTATTGTAAATGTTTTCTACCTTACTTGAACTCCCAAACCGCATTTTTATTGGCAAAAGCACCGTTCCAATTGTAAAGCTATTTTTGGTAAGTCTTGGTTTACATTTTGTATTAAATGTCTGTAGTGGTAGTAAGAAAAAACGGTCAGGTAAACTATTTTTTAGTGTTGCTGCACTAAATGATGATAAATACAATCTCGTATTAAAGGCGACATCACTACCTTTCTGTAGTATGTGTATAACGTAACCTCCTGTAGCTGTACCATCAATCTTAAATTGTACTCCTGCATTAATTATTTCGCTTCCTGCAATAGTATTACCTATTCCATCGCATTTCTCAAGGCTCACATTTTCATTAAACTCAAAATATTTTCCTACATTTTTGTCTACTTGGCAAAAAGCAAAAAAAGTAAAACAAACAAATAATAACGACAAATAAATCTTCTTCATGTTCATTAGTTTTGATTATAATATAAGTGGTATCGTTAATTTGGGCCTGAAACGCAGCATGACGCACAACAATTGAATAAACGCAACTGGTTTCGTTTATACTAAAATTACGGGAGCAAACGCGTAGAACTGTCGCTTGAACGATGATAAATTACTGTATATAAATAGTTGTATTATAAATTTATTTAATTAAACTTAAAATAAAAAATTGCAAGACATGTATTTTACTGGCATGGTAAAACAGCCTTGAGCGTGCGTGGAGCTTGTGGTTCGAGCCGCTTGCAAGTGGAGGGAATGGTGGGAGCAAAGGGAAGGCTGAGGTAAGAAGCCGGTTTGCGACCTACCATATCTACCTATGAAACAGACCGGCGGGGTGCCGGATGTGATCAATGTAAGTGGCATGCAGCAGAATGAACCCATAGCTAACCTGCAACTGATCCTTAAGACAACAACTCTATTCCTCACTTCTTTCAGAAAATGAAAAGCACCTCAAAAAAGGTGCATTTGTTTTAATATTTATACTTCTTTTATTTTACACCACCGCATTTAACAAGATTTCCACAGGATGACTAGCATTTTTTCCGGTGCCATCGTAAATCTGATGGCGGCAGCTGGTTCCAGTCGCAGCAATTAGTACATCATCAGCCTGAGCCCTAACGGTTGGAAATAATACCAATTCTCCAATTTGCATGGATAAATCATAATGCTCTCTCTCATAGCCGAACGACCCTGCCATCCCACAGCAGCCAGAAGCAATGGTTTCAACCTGGAAATTCTCCGGAATGGATAAAAGTTGTTCAGAAGCTTTTTGCGCTAACCAGGCTTTTTGCTGGCAATGCCCATGCAATTTGATAACTTTTCGTTCCTTGGTAAACTGCTCCTTACCGATATTTCCTTTTTTAAGTTCTTGGACTAAAAACTCATCAATTAAAAAGGTATTGGAAGATAATTCTTTAGCTTCTGGAAGCAATTGGTCACTTACCAGGTCAGGGTATTCATCTCTGAAAGTAAGAATAGCTGAAGGTTCTATGCCCACAAGAGGTGTTTCTTCAGTAATAACCTTGCTGAGTAGACTAACATTTTGCTCGGCAATTCTCTTTACCCTTCTAATCAAACCTTTGGATAACAAAGCCCTGCCACTTTCCATATGCTTGGGGATTGTTACCCCATAACCCAATTTGTTTAATAACAGAATAGCCTTAATACCGATTTCAGTATCGTTGTAATTAGTAAATTCATCACAAAACAGGTAAACTTTTTTGGTAAATTTTTCCTGCGGATGTTGCCTTTTATATGATTGAAACCAGTTTTTTAACGTTACAGAATGGATTGTAGGCAAACTGCGCTTGATGCTAAAACCAATCAACTTTTTAAGTGCATTACTGATAAGTTTATTGGTCATCATATAATTATAGAGACCAGGCACCAAGGTTCCAAGCTTGGCTATAACTGAGGAATGACCTATTAACCATAAACGTAACGGTACGCCGTTGGAATCATAATATTGCTGTAGGAATTCTGCTTTTAACTTTGCCATATCGACATTGGATGGGCATTCCGATTTACATCCTTTGCAACTCAGACAAAGATCCATGACCTCTTTTATTTCTTCATGATCAAATCGGTTTACCTTTTCAGATGAGGTCAAAAAAGTCCTTAGAATATTCGCTCTTGCTCGTGTTGAATCTTTCTCATTCCGGGTAGCCATGTACGAAGGACACATGGTGCCACCCATGAGATGGGTCTTACGGCATTCGCCAGCGCCATTACATTGTTCGGCGTGCTGTAAAACATCCTGGTTGTAATAGCGGAATACTGTATTGAAAGCCGGAGTTTGTTGTCCTGGTTTATAGCGCAGCATCTCGTTCATCGGAGGGGTGTCCACAATCTTATTAGGATTGAAAATATGCTTGGGATCCCATGTATTTTTAATTTCTTTTAACAGCTGATAGTTCTTTTTACCTACCATTTGTTCAATGAATTCACCTCGTAGTCTTCCGTCACCATGTTCACCACTTAGGGATCCATTATATTTTTTAACAAGAGTGGCAATCTCTTCGGCAATTACCCTAAATAAGCGATTGCCTTCTTCCGTTTTTAAATTAATAATAGGGCGGAGGTGAAGCTCGCCGGAACCGGCATGCGCATAATGGACAGAATATAGATTATATTTTTCTAAAATCTGGTTAAAATCCGCGATATATGCCGGAAGATCATGAACATCAACCGCAGTATCTTCAATTACCGGCACTGCTTTTTCATCTCCAGGAAGATTACTTAACAAACCCAGTCCGGCTTTTCTCAGCGACCATATTTTGGATATATCCTTTCCAAAAAGCGCAGGAAAATGATAACCTAACCCAGCAAGCCTCATTTCTATCTCTACTCTACGGCATATACTCTTGATTTCCTCCAGGCTAGTTCCTGCGAATTCGACCACCAAAATGGCTTGAGGGTCACCCTTTACAAAAAAACGGTTGTGTCGTTGTTCCAGGTTCTCTTTCGTACACTCCAATATATAATGGTCAATGAGTTCACTGGCTCGAGGAGCATATTTTAATGCAATAATATTTGCCCGCAGAGCTTCATCAATGCTTTCAAAGTGCGCACACAACAAACCTGTTTCTCGTGGATGAATGGGTACAAGGTTTAATTTGATCTCTGTGATAAACGCTAAAGTTCCTTCCGAACCAGCAATCATTGCACAGAAATTAAAATCGGGTGTACCGGCAGAAAAGGGAGAGGTTTCTAAAAGAAGATCGATGGCATAGCCTGTGTTTCGTCTTTCGATGCTCTTTTTGGGGAATTCCTTCCGAATTTCACACTGGTTTTCATAATTACCTAGCATGCTTCGAATGGACTTGTAAACTGTAGCCTCTAAGGTATCGCCGGAACATTTATCGATAAATTCATCAAAACTCAAGGCTTTAAATTCAACTTCCGATCCATCACTCAGAAAAGCTTTAACTTCAAGTGTATGCTCACGGGTGCTCTGGTAAACAACAGAGTTGGAGCCGCATGAATTATTGCCAACCATGCCTCCAATCATTGCCCTGTTGGCTGTAGAGGTTTCCGGGCCAAAGTAAAGCCCATAGGGTTTCAAAAACAAGTTCAACTCATCACGTACAACACCTGGCTCAACAAGTACCCAGTGTTCTTGGGCATTAACTTCCAGAATCTTATTCAAATGTTTGGAAACATCTACCACAATTCCATTACCCACCACTTGCCCAGCAAGAGAGGTCCCCGCTGTTCTTGGAATCAGCGAGGTACCTTCTTCGTTGGCAAAATTGATTAGTGTTTTAATGTCATCTTTAGACTTAGGGATGGCTACTGCCAAAGGCATTTCTGCATAAGCTGATGCATCGGTAGCATACAAGGTCCGCATCATCTTATCGGTGTACAATTCCCCATTTAGCTGCCCGGCAAGCTGCTTAAGTTTATGCTTCATTCGTTAATTAAGATCGAATTTTATTCCCTGTGCCAGTGGCAATGTTTTCGAGTAATTGATGGTGTTTGTTTGTCGGCGCATATAACCTTTCCATGCATCAGATCCGCTTTCGCGTCCACCGCCGGTTTCTTTCTCTCCACCGAAAGCACCACCAATTTCAGCACCTGAAGTACCAATATTTACATTGGCTATTCCACAATCAGATCCGTTGGCAGATAAAAATTGCTCTGCCTCACGCATACTTAATGTCATGATGGCCGAAGAAAGACCTTGAGGCACCCCATTCTGCAGTTGAATGGCCTCGTCTAAGGTTTTATACTTAATGAGGTATAGGATAGGGGCAAAGGTCTCTTCCTGTACAATTTCAAAATGATTTTCTACCTCGGCAATGCAAGGCTTAACATAACAACCCGAAGCATAAGCATCGCCATCTAAAACACCTCCTTCTACAATGAATTTAGCACCTTCTGCTTTTCCTTTCTCAATGGCTTTTAAATACATATCGGCGGCGGCGGTGTCAATCAGCGGACCTACGTGATTATTTTGATCCAATGGACTACCAACTCTAAGTTGGGCATAAGCCTTTACCAATTTGTCTTTAAACGTATCATAAACATCTTCGTGGATGATTAGACGACGGGTAGAGGTACAACGTTGTCCAGCAGTACCCACGGCACCAAATACTGCACCAATAATGGACATCTCCAAATCCGCATCTTTTGAAATAATGATGGCATTATTACCTCCCAATTCGAGGATAGTTTTCCCGAAACGTCCTGCAACAGTTGAAGAAACCAATCTGCCAATGCGGGTAGAGCCGGTGAATGATACCATTGGAATTCTTGGGTCATTGTTGATAAGGTCTCCAACCGGATTTCCGGTAATTAAACAACTGATACCTTCGGGCAAATCATTCGCTTTTAACACCTCTGCAATAATGCGCTGACAGGCAACTGCGCATAAAGGTGTTTTGGATGATGGCTTCCATACGCATACGTTTCCGCACACAAGAGCCAAGGCCGCATTCCAGCTCCATACGGCTACCGGAAAATTGAAAGCGGAAATAATACCCACAATTCCAAGGGGGTGCCATTGTTCATACATGCGATGGCCTGGCCTTTCAGAATGCATGGTCAATCCATACAATTGTCTCGACAGACCCACTGCAAAATCACAGATATCGATCATTTCCTGAACTTCACCCAAACCTTCCTGCAGACTTTTACCCATTTCATAAGAAACCAAAGCGCCCAAGCTTTCTTTCTTCACTCTTAAAGCATCGCCTAGCTGGCGCACGATTTCACCTCTTTTGGGTGCAGGTACATTGCGCCAAAACTGGAATGCCTTTTCGGCTGTTTGCATTACTTTTTCATACTCTTCGGTTGAAGTTGTTTGTACCGAAGCGATGTGTTTACCGTCCACCGGGGAAGAAGAGCAAATAGTAGCTCCGGTCCCAAACCATTGCGAGCCTGTAGAGGTCCCACAGTTATTTTCGGCAACCCCCAATTGGGTTAATATATTATTAATGTTCATTTTACTAAATTCAGAACTGAGTTTGTTCAGTGTAAGTACTTTCAAAAATTTTATCTGCATTGCTGGTCTCAAAACCTTCACGTCTATGCACTGGTTTTATTTCGTCTGGCGAAAGATGTCGGTACTCTGGCATTATCGCTCGTTCAGCAAATTCAACATAACTGCCTGCAATTTTCATTTTTCCACCATCAGCAAAGGCCACTTCATGCATTTCGGCAACAGTACTGCTTTGACTTAATAATCCATCGGGACTGGTTTTAATAATCCCATCAGCATTATTCAACCTGATATCTAATTGCTCTACAAATTTGTTAAAATCACTTAGGGTATTATAACCTTCTTTTAAGGCATGTACACTAATCGTGTAATGGTTAAGGTAATATCGATTGTAGATTACCCATGCAGCATACTCACTTTCGGCAAGCAAGGCCATATAGTCGGCTTTTGTTGGAAGTTCCCAAAGTGGTTTATGGAAGAATGCCGCCACCTGTACTGCATCATCCAAATCCAGGTTATCTACCGGATCCGAAGTAATTGGGTCGGTATATTTTCTAATGATCTGTTGAGTTTCTTCAGAAAGCTCATTCACCATGAGCTCACTCATGAAAACTCTAGGATATTCTTCTGATGGTGGTGCGTACCAGTAGGCATTCAGCTTTTTCTCTTCGAAATAATATTGATCCCTCTTCTGGTAACCATGTTTAAGAAAAATTTTTTCAAATGATTGGATCCCAAGATGGGGAACACCTAGGGTTCGAAACGCCACATGATCATTAACGATCTCGTCCTGAGCATTGATTACTCCCCGGTTGATCAATGCATCAGTAATTATTTTTACAGCCGGGACATTTTCCTTATAACGATCGAACAGATCGTTTAAGAAATAATCCAAGGCTTTATGATTGGTGAATTTCATTTTCTTAATTAATTAAAAAATTGACCGGTATGTGATTTCAAAAATTCACTGAAAGAGATTTCTTCCTGCTTAATAAAGCCTTTCGAATCCAAAGCTCCCATAGCAACCATTTCTACTACTGCAACAATACTCGCCGCTGTTGTCCAAGAGATAGCTCTCCACGAGTTTCCGTTGATGTTAATTGGTGTATAAGCTCTTACAAACTCTTTACGATCTATTGCACCGTTTTTCCATCCTTCGGCCGCAGCATATACCAATACCACGTCTTCGTCAACAGGTGGTTTTGCATTTTTTAAGATATCCTCCAATTGCTGCTTATCGTTTTTCATGTGCAATTCATGAATCAGAAAATTCATGCGTTCGCAATGCCCAGGATAACGGATTGTTTTATAATCAAGTCGATCAACTTTACCTTCGTAAGTTTCGCACATGGTTCCTAAACCACCCGAAGTATAGAAGGCTTCGTAAATACCCCCATTGATATTAATGGTTTCTTTGCCTTGTAATGATCTCACCAGCTTACGTTGACCATCATGGATAGCTTCTGCATCGTTGATGTATTCATTTACCACTCCAGCAGCCGACCAGGTGAAAGCATAGCCTAAATCACCATTTGGGTATTTAGGCAATGCCCCTACACGCATTTCAATAGAACGAAGGGTATCAAAATCCTTAGCCAAATCAGCACCAATGATACCTATAATGCCTGGAGCAAGACCACATTGAGGGGCAAGTACTGCCGTTGCAGTTTCACTTAAGCTTCTGATGTAGTTCGTGGTTTCCACATCTTCAGTTAAGTCGAAATAGTGCTTTCCTTTATCATGTGCAATTTTAGCAATTGGTTTGTTTAAGAAATAGGGTAGGGCTGATACCACAGCATCATGTTCTTCAATGATTTTACTTAAAAATGCACTATCAGCAACATCACCTGATAAGATCTTAAACGGTAATTCATAGTCGTAATGTGGGGCCTGTTTATCTATTCCTGTAACTTCAAATTTTTCACTTAACAGGGTAGCTACAAGCGTTCCAACTTTCCCAAGGCCAAGCGTAAGGACTTTATTAATCATATTAATTTTAGGTTGTTTTTAGTCATTCGAACAAATATCCATAACTTAGTCATTAGTAATGATTCATATTAATTAAATAATGATAAGTGCAACTAATCAAATAGAATTAAGACATCTTAATTATTTCCGAATGCTTGCTGAAGAACTTCACTACCGGAAGGCTTCAGAAAAGTTGTTTATTTCTCAGTCTGCTTTAAGTCAGCAAATCAGACAGCTGGAACAATTGCTTGAAGTGCTATTATTTGATCGTACTAATAAGAAGGTAGCATTGACTGATGCAGGAAAGTTGTTTTACAACGATACGGTTGAGGTGTTGAATAAGGTAGAATCTGCGTTGATCAACCTGGAACTATTAAAGAAAGGTAACACAGGGCAAATCAAGATTGGCTTTGTGGCTTCGGCGATCGAATCTATTCTCCCAAATCTACTTAAGAAATTTAACACGGAGTGTCCGAATATTAAACTGCAATTGGATGAGCTTAGTAACCGAGAGCAATTGCATGCCTTAAAAAATGATAGTTTAGACCTAGGCTTTATGCGGTCTAATTTGGTTGAGTCAGACTATAAGATAAAAAGTGTTTTTAAAGAAACGTTTTCTTTGGTGCTTCCCAATGATCACTCTTTAACTGAGAAAACATTTATTAATGTAGGGCAGCTGAGAGATGAATCTTTCATACTTTTTCCCAATGATCAGAGTCAGCTTTATTATCAGCAAATCATCAATCTATTTGCCGATCAAGGCTTTAGCCCGAAAATCGCCCACCATTCAATCCATGCTCCTACCATATTTAAACTGGTTGAAAATGGAATGGGCCTTTCCATTCTACCTACATCACTAGCTACCAGTGAAAACAAGGGAATTCGATTTATCGAATTAAAAAATATTCCTCAACGGACAGTACTGTTTGCAGTATGGAAGAAAAACAATAAAAATCCGGCGCTTAGCTATTTATTGGAGATGTTGCAGGAAGTTTAAAGACTAGAACCTCCCGATGAATTAGCGCTGCCGGCGAGCAGAAAAAGCAGCGCCTAAATACTTGGCCCGCCGCCAACTTTAAAATTCATCCCTCTTTGTAATGAAAATCCTTCTGTCATGCACATTTCATTAGAAGAAATTATGTCCCCTGGTTGAATCATAGTTTTAATTTAAATTAAGGTATAGTGCAATTTAGCATTGTCGGTAACTCTAAAGTATACGGAAGTTACCATAAAAAGAAACCAGACAACTACTTTTAGAAAAATCGCTATTCAACGGTTTAATTCAGAGGATTTTTAAATAAAATAGGCATAATAACCGCGATTATTTTCCCGCTTCTACCAATGTTACTTTGTAAACAGCCAGTTTTTCATTTCTCAAGAAAGGAAACCATGATGTCAGAAGTGCTGGCCTAAACTCATTTTTCAATCGAATTACCACAATTAACACATTGATATTTAGTGCATTATTTGTAACTTAATAGTTATAACATTCTCCTATATTATATAATGTAAGACCCATCATATTTTAAGACTTCCATTTAAAATATCATTAGAAAATATCACTAACCTAGATCCAATATTTACTCATAACTACTTTAAAAACAAAATTACATCTACGTCATGTTATCAAAAGAATACAGTAATGTTGCAAAGCTTAAGGAAATCTTTGAAACTGAAACGCCGAAACCAAATTATAGAAAACTTCGTGGTTTTGCTTTTGACCCAAGTCTCTCTATACAACTTGAAACGTCAGCCATTAATATGGCAACTTTCAAAATCAAGTGGGAAGATTTAGAGCCTGGCCCAATCGGGGAGTATCTTGAAGTAATTGATATAGACCCAGCTAGTAACTTATACTATGATGGTGTAAATTTAAATGACCCCAATATTTTAGGTCAGGATGGTTTACCTCCTAGTGAAGGCAATCCTAAATTTCATCAGCAGATGGTTTATGCTGTTGCTATGAGAACTATTGAGAATTTTGAAAAGGCGCTTGGCAGAAGAGCCCTGTGGTCCGGGAGATATGATGCGAATACAACAGAGGGCGATAAAGAAAAATTTGTTGCTAAACTTCGCATTTATCCACATGCACTTCGAGAAGCAAATGCCTTTTATAGTCCTCAAAAGAAAGCCTTATTGTTTGGATATTTCCCAGCCTCTACAAGGGATGTCACCCAACATATGCCTGATGGAATAGTATTTACATGCCTATCTCAGGATATTATTGCTCATGAAACCACACATGCATTATTGGATGGAATGCATAGAAGATTCATCGAGGCTACACACCCTGATACATTAGGTTTCCATGAGGCTTTTGCAGATATCGTGGCCCTATTTCAACATTTCAGTATGCCAGAAGTATTAAATCATCAGATTGCTAAAACCAAAGGTGATTTAACCAGTCAAAGTTTACTCGGTGAACTAGCACAACAGTTTGGGAAGGCAATAGGACATTATGGGGCACTTAGGAGTGCTATTGGAAAAGAAAACCCTGAAACAAAAAAGTGGGAATTATCTCCTCCAAACCCCAATGACTATATCGATATTTTAGAGCCACATGCCAGGGGGGCAATATTAGTTTCAGCTGTTTTTGAAGCCTTTATTTCAATTTACAA
Above is a window of Solitalea lacus DNA encoding:
- a CDS encoding ISAon1 family transposase N-terminal region protein, translating into MNRSGEKRPSIHIYLKEVNKTTEEYSGNKLHSKGFFEPITPKDFPIRGFQVYLHITRRPVG
- a CDS encoding FAD-binding and (Fe-S)-binding domain-containing protein — protein: MKHKLKQLAGQLNGELYTDKMMRTLYATDASAYAEMPLAVAIPKSKDDIKTLINFANEEGTSLIPRTAGTSLAGQVVGNGIVVDVSKHLNKILEVNAQEHWVLVEPGVVRDELNLFLKPYGLYFGPETSTANRAMIGGMVGNNSCGSNSVVYQSTREHTLEVKAFLSDGSEVEFKALSFDEFIDKCSGDTLEATVYKSIRSMLGNYENQCEIRKEFPKKSIERRNTGYAIDLLLETSPFSAGTPDFNFCAMIAGSEGTLAFITEIKLNLVPIHPRETGLLCAHFESIDEALRANIIALKYAPRASELIDHYILECTKENLEQRHNRFFVKGDPQAILVVEFAGTSLEEIKSICRRVEIEMRLAGLGYHFPALFGKDISKIWSLRKAGLGLLSNLPGDEKAVPVIEDTAVDVHDLPAYIADFNQILEKYNLYSVHYAHAGSGELHLRPIINLKTEEGNRLFRVIAEEIATLVKKYNGSLSGEHGDGRLRGEFIEQMVGKKNYQLLKEIKNTWDPKHIFNPNKIVDTPPMNEMLRYKPGQQTPAFNTVFRYYNQDVLQHAEQCNGAGECRKTHLMGGTMCPSYMATRNEKDSTRARANILRTFLTSSEKVNRFDHEEIKEVMDLCLSCKGCKSECPSNVDMAKLKAEFLQQYYDSNGVPLRLWLIGHSSVIAKLGTLVPGLYNYMMTNKLISNALKKLIGFSIKRSLPTIHSVTLKNWFQSYKRQHPQEKFTKKVYLFCDEFTNYNDTEIGIKAILLLNKLGYGVTIPKHMESGRALLSKGLIRRVKRIAEQNVSLLSKVITEETPLVGIEPSAILTFRDEYPDLVSDQLLPEAKELSSNTFLIDEFLVQELKKGNIGKEQFTKERKVIKLHGHCQQKAWLAQKASEQLLSIPENFQVETIASGCCGMAGSFGYEREHYDLSMQIGELVLFPTVRAQADDVLIAATGTSCRHQIYDGTGKNASHPVEILLNAVV
- a CDS encoding aldehyde dehydrogenase family protein, which gives rise to MNINNILTQLGVAENNCGTSTGSQWFGTGATICSSSPVDGKHIASVQTTSTEEYEKVMQTAEKAFQFWRNVPAPKRGEIVRQLGDALRVKKESLGALVSYEMGKSLQEGLGEVQEMIDICDFAVGLSRQLYGLTMHSERPGHRMYEQWHPLGIVGIISAFNFPVAVWSWNAALALVCGNVCVWKPSSKTPLCAVACQRIIAEVLKANDLPEGISCLITGNPVGDLINNDPRIPMVSFTGSTRIGRLVSSTVAGRFGKTILELGGNNAIIISKDADLEMSIIGAVFGAVGTAGQRCTSTRRLIIHEDVYDTFKDKLVKAYAQLRVGSPLDQNNHVGPLIDTAAADMYLKAIEKGKAEGAKFIVEGGVLDGDAYASGCYVKPCIAEVENHFEIVQEETFAPILYLIKYKTLDEAIQLQNGVPQGLSSAIMTLSMREAEQFLSANGSDCGIANVNIGTSGAEIGGAFGGEKETGGGRESGSDAWKGYMRRQTNTINYSKTLPLAQGIKFDLN
- a CDS encoding DUF1338 domain-containing protein, yielding MKFTNHKALDYFLNDLFDRYKENVPAVKIITDALINRGVINAQDEIVNDHVAFRTLGVPHLGIQSFEKIFLKHGYQKRDQYYFEEKKLNAYWYAPPSEEYPRVFMSELMVNELSEETQQIIRKYTDPITSDPVDNLDLDDAVQVAAFFHKPLWELPTKADYMALLAESEYAAWVIYNRYYLNHYTISVHALKEGYNTLSDFNKFVEQLDIRLNNADGIIKTSPDGLLSQSSTVAEMHEVAFADGGKMKIAGSYVEFAERAIMPEYRHLSPDEIKPVHRREGFETSNADKIFESTYTEQTQF
- a CDS encoding saccharopine dehydrogenase family protein, whose product is MINKVLTLGLGKVGTLVATLLSEKFEVTGIDKQAPHYDYELPFKILSGDVADSAFLSKIIEEHDAVVSALPYFLNKPIAKIAHDKGKHYFDLTEDVETTNYIRSLSETATAVLAPQCGLAPGIIGIIGADLAKDFDTLRSIEMRVGALPKYPNGDLGYAFTWSAAGVVNEYINDAEAIHDGQRKLVRSLQGKETININGGIYEAFYTSGGLGTMCETYEGKVDRLDYKTIRYPGHCERMNFLIHELHMKNDKQQLEDILKNAKPPVDEDVVLVYAAAEGWKNGAIDRKEFVRAYTPININGNSWRAISWTTAASIVAVVEMVAMGALDSKGFIKQEEISFSEFLKSHTGQFFN
- a CDS encoding LysR family transcriptional regulator, with product MISATNQIELRHLNYFRMLAEELHYRKASEKLFISQSALSQQIRQLEQLLEVLLFDRTNKKVALTDAGKLFYNDTVEVLNKVESALINLELLKKGNTGQIKIGFVASAIESILPNLLKKFNTECPNIKLQLDELSNREQLHALKNDSLDLGFMRSNLVESDYKIKSVFKETFSLVLPNDHSLTEKTFINVGQLRDESFILFPNDQSQLYYQQIINLFADQGFSPKIAHHSIHAPTIFKLVENGMGLSILPTSLATSENKGIRFIELKNIPQRTVLFAVWKKNNKNPALSYLLEMLQEV